CTGGGCCTTTATCGGGACTTCGAGTTCGCCTTCCGTTACTTCAACCCCGAGGCTTCCGAAAGGTTCCCGTTCCTCAAACCCCTCGCGGAGATGGCCAGAAACTACGAGCGTGACGAAAGGCACAGCGAGATAACCTCAAGGATACTGGTCGGAGAGCTGAACAGCGAGCTGATAGTTGAGGCGGCTGGAATAAGGGGTTTTTTGGGATAAAGCTGCAAAAAACGGGAAGGTTTCATTATATGCTCTGGAGCCTCAGCTCCTTGAATTCTTCATTTATCCACTCAAAGTGTTTGTCCTTCGTGACGAGCGTTAGCTCCCGATTCATTGCAACCGCTGCGACGATGGCATCAACCGCGGGAACGGGCGTTCCTTTCCTGACCATCGCCTGAGATATCTTGATTGCGAGCAGGTAGTCTTCGAGGCTCGGCGTTATCACCGTTAGTCCAAGCTCGAGCGCCCTCGGAAACTCCACGACGTTGAGGACCGTGGTGTATCCGTTGAGGGGTTTTCCGGATTTTGCCGCGTCTATCAGGACGTTGGTGTCGTAGAGAGCCTTTTCCATTCCGCATCCCTCGTTTTCTTGAGCGCCTTCTCGTACTTTTCAACGGGCGTGCTCTCAAGCTCTTTCCTGAAGTCCTCGCCGAGAAGAGATAGCAGTTCGTCCGAACTGAGTTCTTCGGCCTCGATTTTGGCTAAATACTCCGCTATGGCCTTTCTCGCCACCTCACTCCACTTTATTTCGGGATGCTTCTTCATTCTCCTGTAGAGGTCGGGCGGGACGGAGAGGGTTATGTTCGGCATGCCATCACCGCACAGAATTATGTGAGTTCACATATTTAAGGGTTGTGGAAAGAAAAGAAATCAGTCCTTCAGCCACCTCTCCATCCACCCGACGATCAGCCCAAGCCTCTTGACCCGGTGCTTCGGCTTTCCGCCCCTGCTGAGATCGT
The Thermococcus radiotolerans genome window above contains:
- a CDS encoding PIN domain-containing protein produces the protein MEKALYDTNVLIDAAKSGKPLNGYTTVLNVVEFPRALELGLTVITPSLEDYLLAIKISQAMVRKGTPVPAVDAIVAAVAMNRELTLVTKDKHFEWINEEFKELRLQSI